The genome window AGCACGCTTCTAGGCATAATAGGTGGGCCACTTGAGGAGCTGGAGAGGAAAGTGGAGGATCTCCTCAGCAAGCGAGGAAAGTGAGTGATGTTCAATAGCCTATGGAGAAGAGGCAAGTACAAAGTACTCAAGATAATCTATGAATATGGTGAAGTCAATATTTCGAGAATTGCGAGAGAGAGTGGATTAAATTACAATTACGTTAAGAAATACCTTAGAGAGCTAATCAACATGGAATTGGTGAATGAGAGGACTTTTGGGAGGGCAAAACTGTACTCCATAAACTATGCAAGTCAAAAGGCTCTGCTCCTAAGAGATGTTCTCGAGGCTCTTGAATGGATAGAGAAGTAACTTCTTACTGATCGCTATGGAGCTGAAGAAAGATGAAAAAAGTCATTATATTGGATGGATATACCGATGAGCCTGCCGGACTGGGCGTTCCTCCTTTCATAGATGTCTATCCAAGGTATATTGCTGGAGCAATCTGGAGCTCAAGTCCGGACACAAAGGTGATATACTACACAATTGATGAGGCTAGAAAGAATTTCTCATCGTTCTATTCAGAGGCTTCTACTTCCGAGATAACTGTGGTGATTGCCGGAGTAGTGGTACCAGGAAAGTACATTGGTGGAAGGCCCATAACACCTGAAGAGGTGAAAAGCATAGGGATGGTTCTTAATAATACATTCACCGTCCTCGTGGGCCCTGCTGCAAGATTCGGAATGGGGGAGGAGGGGGGTAAGCCCGCCATATCTCCGTCTAGCTTCAAAAATTTCTATGGAGCTGTAGTGAGCGGGGATCCAGAAATTTATATTAGTGAAGTAATGAAGCTCGGAGTCGAAAAGGTGGATGTGTGGGTAAAGAGGAAGAGCTATGATGAAGTGAATAGGTTTGCCACTGTTGGTGCCAAAATTGTCAGACAGCATCCAAATTATGCTTACAATCTCACAGCGGAAATTGAGACATACAGGGGGTGCAGCAGATGGATAGTTGGAGGTTGCTCATTCTGCATTGAGCCTCTCTATGGAAAACCAGTAGTTCGCCCTCCTGAGAAAGTGATAGAAGAAGTTAGGGCTTTGTATAGTGAAGGAATAAGGAGCTTCAGAATTGGGAGGCAGCCAGATATATTATCATATGGATCCACTGACTTGGGAGTAAAGGAAAACCCAGAGCCGAATCCGGAGTTTCTCGATTATTTCTTCAAGGGTCTAAGAGAAGCAGCTGGAAATTCTAATATACATGTGGATAATGCGAATCCCTCAGTTATTTCCTCCTACCCAGAAAAATCGAAGAAGGCCATTCTCAGCATAATGAAATATCACTCCCCTGGAGATGTGCTAGCTTTTGGTGTTGAAAGTGCTGACGAAGAGGTTGTGGAGATGAACAATTTGAATGTGACTTTTGAGGATGCTGTAAAAGCAGTGGAGGTTGTCAATGAAGTTGGGAGAGCTGTTGGGGAAAATGGCTTACCCCATATTCTTCCTGGGATAAACTTCGTTCTTGGCTTGCCAGGGGAGAGAGCTAAAACATATGAGCGAAATCTGGAGTTTCTGGATGAGCTTCTGAGAAGAAAGCTGATGGTTAGAAGAATAAACATAAGAAGAGTCCTCGTTATTCCAGGAACTAGGCTGCATTCAATGTGGAAGGAATCGATATTGAGTAAAAATGAGGAAAGGGCAAGACGATTCATTTGGTTGGTGAGGCACAAATACGATCCAGCTTTTCTGAGAATGGTTGTGCCGCCGGGAGCCATTCTGAGAAACCTATATGTTGAGAGAAGCGAGAGCTGGGGGAATACCTATGCTAGGCAGCTCGGGTCCTATCCAATAATGGTTGAGCTGAGAGGAAGGTTCAATCCTCCATGCATTTTGGATGCCAAGATCGTTGGTTATAAGGGAAGGAGCTTGAAGGGTGTTCCTGTATCACAATGTAGAACTAGTGAGATCTCTCCTCCCTAGTAACATAATTCATAATATCCCTGGCTAGAGATTCCCCAATGCCCTCTATACTTCTCAATCTAACTTCTCCAGCTTTAGCTATATCAGCAAGGCTCTTGAAGCCTGCATTATAGAGCCTCCTTGCCCTTACTCTTCCTATCTTTGGAATCTGTACTAATTCCACTAGATCTCTTTTAATGCCGTTTTCCACCCTTATGCTCAGCTCTCTTAGAAGTTCTACGTTCTCCCTTGCTTCAGGAACTATTTCGGCAAGCTTGCTTATAGCATATGCTATCCAGCTGGCTGATTCTATGTAGGAATATATGTCGCCCGGTCCTATATCATATCTGTCGCAGATTTCCTGCTCAGGGACCTCATTTATCCAGTCCAGTAGGAAGGAGGCAGTCTTCACCTCCTCCAATACTTTTTCATATTCTATGTCTCTTTCGTGGAGTCCGAGAAGCATCTCCGGAAAGAACTGAGTGAAGATCTCATCCATTCTCGCTAGCTCACCTCTTCTCAATCTCAATTTTGGCATGTCTGGAGAAGCTGCAATTAGGTGCATAACTGAGAACTCGGTAAGCCTCTTCCTTTTTCTAAAAGCCTCAATTGAGTATAGGGCTGTGAGGGGATCTATGTAGAGCTCAGCTACATGCCTACCAAGCTCCGTTGGTGAATAAAAAGAACCTGAGCTGATGATAAAATTTCCCTCGATAAGCATGTTCAGGGATTCGGAGACTAATTCCTTTATAAATTTATGCGATGACTGCCTATAGAGAAGGAGGCTTCTTATGTACTTCTCAATTCCTGAATCGTTTGTTCCCCCAGTAGCGACAATGTAAGATAGAAGATGGGTTCTGAACCTAAGGGGAGAACCCATTTTAGACTTGATTTTCTCTGGCTGTCCTCGAATGTATGTATCAAGGAGATCCTCGGCCTCTTTCTCTGTCCTTGCTATAAGTATTGCTTCTCCATATTCATCGTATCCTGGTCTTCCTGCCCTTCCAGCAAACTGCTTGTACTCGATGATCTTGATTGACTCGCTGCCTTCACCTGCTACGTATCTCTCTGAACTGTCAACTACAACTCTTCTCGCTGGAAGGTTGACTCCAGCAGCAAGCGTAGGGGTTGCTATTATAACTTTTATTCCTCCTTCTCTGAAGCCTCTTTCTATCTCTCTTCTCTGCTCAACAGTGAGTCCAGCGTGATGAAATGAAACACCCTTCTCTATTAGCTTTGAGAGCTCCTCATTCAGAGAAATAACTTCGCTGGATTTCTTTATCTTGTCAGCAATTTCCTCTGAGATGCTGTCAGGACCTATGCTGAGCTTTTCTGTGATGGATTTTGCAAGCGCAACAGCCCGCCTCCTGCTGTTTACAAATACCAGCACCTGTCCCCCTTCATTTATCGTATCGGAAACTAGATCGAGAACTGGAGAAGAAAATTTTTTCTTCACTTTCTTCACTTCACCATCTGAGAATCTGATTTTGCCATTGAGATATACCCCTTCCCTGAGAGGAACTGGTCTCCAACTGCTTTCGACGACATCTGCGGATAGCCATGAAGCTATTTCCATGGAATTCCCAACAGTAGCAGAAAGAGCGAGAAACTGAGAAGATGGAAGCAAGATTTTCAAGTTAGCAATTAGGCTCTCAAGCACCGGTCCTCTCTTCTCATCATCCAAGTAGTGAATTTCATCTATTATTATGAGAGAAACATCGTTTAGCCATGATGGTCTGTGTCTAACCAAGCTGTCCATTTTCTCATATGTGGTGCATATTATGTCATATCTCTCGAGCCTAGGTTCAGAGGAGTCATAGTTTCCAACTGTGAGTATTGTTCTAAGATTGAGATCCTCATAAGATTTGAAATCGTGGAACTTTTCGTCTGCAAGTGCTTTAAGTGGGCTCAGATAGACCACTTTTCCCTTTCCCTTCAGTATATGATCAATTGCTAAAATCTCCGCTAGTAAGGTTTTTCCGGAAGCTGTCTGGGCTGCCATCAATAGGCTTTTTCCATTGAATATTCCTTTTTTTACTGCCTCCTCCTGTGGAGGATAGAGCTCTTTAACTCCCTTTCTCTCCAGCTTCAGTTTTAAAATATTGTGAAGAGGGAGCTCAGAAAAAAGCATCAGAACCACCATTTATGCTCAGGAAATAGTGGAATAGCAATTCAGCTTTCTCTCCGAAATTATGCCCTCCCTCATCATCCTCCTAATTAGTTCCTCCATCTCCTTTTCTGTAATACCCTCGTGCTTTATTCTCTCGTATATTTCCTTTATGTTAGCACAGTCAGATCCAGTCTCATTCATTATTTCCTTTATTGTGTCCTCGATGAGCATCAGCTTCTCCTTCTTGCTCTTTGGAACACCAACCATGAGTGCATCTATATCTATTACTCCAGTCTCGCTTTGGTAGCCGACTTGATGCAGGAATACCTTCATGAGTCTTATTGCCTCATATGCATCTTCCTCAGTGACCTCGGTCTTGAGAGCCATCTTTGCGTGAGCTTCAGCTAGCCTTACAAGGGCTTCCAGTTGCCTGGGAGTTATTGATACCACACCAGCTTGAGCCTCGCTGCCCATCCTCCTCATTTCAACGAAGAAGTTCATAAGAGCTCTATTTGCTTCCTCCGTGAGAACCGGTCTAACATATCTCCTTGCGTAGCTGATGTATTTCTTCAGAAGATCCATGGGGATTTCAGGCTGGATAAGTTCTGCCTCCTTATGAACCTGAAGCATGTGTCTAGCAAGCATTGTATCATAGGTTGTTGAGGGTTTATCCTTCAAAATGAATATCAGATCGAACCTGCTTAAGATTGTCACGGGCAGGTTTACATTTTCTGTGACCGTTCTCTCCGCTATATATCTACCATATTTTGGATTCCCAGCAGCAACTACTGCAGCTCTAGCATTGAGCCTGGCAACTATCCCTGCCTTTGCAATGCTCACGGTATTGTGAAGGAGGATCCCATTGCTCAAAAATCTCCTCGTTGGCTCAATTGTTAAATCATATACCCATTCCTCTCCGCTGTTCTCGACAACATCTATGGCCTCTATGGAATGCCATGAAAGGGAGTTCAAAGCTTCTATGTCATTGAGAATGCTTTTCTTTTTTTCATCTGGCGGGATGTTTTCCCTGCACGAATTTACAAGCAGAGAGATCTCGTCTCTAACGGATGAATATGGCGAGGGGCATTTTATGGAAGTGAACAGTTTTTTATATATAGCATGCAGTTTCTCTTCTGGATAACTAGCTGAATCAGCTATTCCTGGCTCTCCGGGAACTATGGTTTTTTCCCTCAGCTGATCTGCCCTCAAAACTTTTATTCCTTCATCGCTGAGAATGAACACTGGATGCTCCGGTGTTACAATAATGCTATATCCATTTGAGTACTTTATCCTGTAGAATTTTCCTGGAGCTTTGTGCTTGCTGATCAGCGCTGGTCTCACCGTGAAGACCTTCCTTAAATCTGTTGTCCGCAGCATGATACTTTCTGGAATTCGTTCCAAGTATACTGTATCTCCAACTGTTCTAACAGGATTGCTCCCCATCAGCTCCTCAACATATTGGCCTATCCTAATTCTCTCTCCACTTGCCAGCTCAATAACAGTGCTTTCATGATAGCTTTGCTGCTCCATTGCTTCATGGATTGCCACTCTATCCTCCTCTCTCATCTTGTCTATCTCATCAATCAATGCTACACCTCCATCTGCTAGAACCATTGCTCCTGCTTCAAGATAGAAGTCGCCTGTTTTCTTATCTCTGATAACTGCTGCTGTCAGTCCAGCGGCAGAGGAGCCTTTGCCTGTTGTATAAACTGCTCTTGGAGCCAATCTGCTAACATACTGAAGAAGCTGGCTCTTTGCTGTTCCAGGATCTCCTATCAAAAGAATATGTATGTCTCCTCTAATTCTCATTCTATCCCTTGTTTCCTTGGGAACTCCACCAAAGAGAGCAAGAGCTATTGCTTCTTTCTCATCCCAGTGATC of Fervidicoccaceae archaeon contains these proteins:
- a CDS encoding radical SAM protein, with the translated sequence MKKVIILDGYTDEPAGLGVPPFIDVYPRYIAGAIWSSSPDTKVIYYTIDEARKNFSSFYSEASTSEITVVIAGVVVPGKYIGGRPITPEEVKSIGMVLNNTFTVLVGPAARFGMGEEGGKPAISPSSFKNFYGAVVSGDPEIYISEVMKLGVEKVDVWVKRKSYDEVNRFATVGAKIVRQHPNYAYNLTAEIETYRGCSRWIVGGCSFCIEPLYGKPVVRPPEKVIEEVRALYSEGIRSFRIGRQPDILSYGSTDLGVKENPEPNPEFLDYFFKGLREAAGNSNIHVDNANPSVISSYPEKSKKAILSIMKYHSPGDVLAFGVESADEEVVEMNNLNVTFEDAVKAVEVVNEVGRAVGENGLPHILPGINFVLGLPGERAKTYERNLEFLDELLRRKLMVRRINIRRVLVIPGTRLHSMWKESILSKNEERARRFIWLVRHKYDPAFLRMVVPPGAILRNLYVERSESWGNTYARQLGSYPIMVELRGRFNPPCILDAKIVGYKGRSLKGVPVSQCRTSEISPP
- a CDS encoding AAA family ATPase → MTVENAKQELLAVDYVERFRDFLLNFSRNNEERKYISRIKQMIYNGATSLQVDWIDIHYMDDSLAYYLLKSPDKALGEFNQALRSVVSEVNPSYVEERKDLFIRIANLPENIPIRSIRSEHVNTLISLEGILVRVSPVKQKLIRAMLKHISVTRKKEKANEELKQCNAEFPWPPREQGELGDVLELPLTCPICGMGGIFKPIPEKGEYVDWQRIVVQERPEEIPPGQIPRSIDVTVSRDLVDVARPGDRITVIGILRVVPPKEKGKTLYDLELEANNILVSQKTLEEVDITREDEEKIIELSKDPWVRKRIIASIAPAIYDHWDEKEAIALALFGGVPKETRDRMRIRGDIHILLIGDPGTAKSQLLQYVSRLAPRAVYTTGKGSSAAGLTAAVIRDKKTGDFYLEAGAMVLADGGVALIDEIDKMREEDRVAIHEAMEQQSYHESTVIELASGERIRIGQYVEELMGSNPVRTVGDTVYLERIPESIMLRTTDLRKVFTVRPALISKHKAPGKFYRIKYSNGYSIIVTPEHPVFILSDEGIKVLRADQLREKTIVPGEPGIADSASYPEEKLHAIYKKLFTSIKCPSPYSSVRDEISLLVNSCRENIPPDEKKKSILNDIEALNSLSWHSIEAIDVVENSGEEWVYDLTIEPTRRFLSNGILLHNTVSIAKAGIVARLNARAAVVAAGNPKYGRYIAERTVTENVNLPVTILSRFDLIFILKDKPSTTYDTMLARHMLQVHKEAELIQPEIPMDLLKKYISYARRYVRPVLTEEANRALMNFFVEMRRMGSEAQAGVVSITPRQLEALVRLAEAHAKMALKTEVTEEDAYEAIRLMKVFLHQVGYQSETGVIDIDALMVGVPKSKKEKLMLIEDTIKEIMNETGSDCANIKEIYERIKHEGITEKEMEELIRRMMREGIISERKLNCYSTIS
- a CDS encoding DEAD/DEAH box helicase: MLFSELPLHNILKLKLERKGVKELYPPQEEAVKKGIFNGKSLLMAAQTASGKTLLAEILAIDHILKGKGKVVYLSPLKALADEKFHDFKSYEDLNLRTILTVGNYDSSEPRLERYDIICTTYEKMDSLVRHRPSWLNDVSLIIIDEIHYLDDEKRGPVLESLIANLKILLPSSQFLALSATVGNSMEIASWLSADVVESSWRPVPLREGVYLNGKIRFSDGEVKKVKKKFSSPVLDLVSDTINEGGQVLVFVNSRRRAVALAKSITEKLSIGPDSISEEIADKIKKSSEVISLNEELSKLIEKGVSFHHAGLTVEQRREIERGFREGGIKVIIATPTLAAGVNLPARRVVVDSSERYVAGEGSESIKIIEYKQFAGRAGRPGYDEYGEAILIARTEKEAEDLLDTYIRGQPEKIKSKMGSPLRFRTHLLSYIVATGGTNDSGIEKYIRSLLLYRQSSHKFIKELVSESLNMLIEGNFIISSGSFYSPTELGRHVAELYIDPLTALYSIEAFRKRKRLTEFSVMHLIAASPDMPKLRLRRGELARMDEIFTQFFPEMLLGLHERDIEYEKVLEEVKTASFLLDWINEVPEQEICDRYDIGPGDIYSYIESASWIAYAISKLAEIVPEARENVELLRELSIRVENGIKRDLVELVQIPKIGRVRARRLYNAGFKSLADIAKAGEVRLRSIEGIGESLARDIMNYVTREERSH
- a CDS encoding winged helix-turn-helix transcriptional regulator, translating into MFNSLWRRGKYKVLKIIYEYGEVNISRIARESGLNYNYVKKYLRELINMELVNERTFGRAKLYSINYASQKALLLRDVLEALEWIEK